GTGGCGGTGACCGTTAGGGCTGTGTAGCCGTCTTGAAGGTCGTGATTCATGGACTCTTCGGCAGGCAGAGTGTCGCCGAAGAAATTCTGGTGCAGAGCCGTCACGTGATACGATTCCAGCGTGTTCTCAACGGGCACCTTCCAGTTGCACTCGCAGTCGTAATCCCAGACGTGCGTCATTTTCGACGTCGGCGTTGAAAAAGCCTGCTCGGTTTCATCAAAGAAAGGCGTCAGCCATTCTCGCAGCGTGGGCCCTTCATGACTGAGCCGCACGAACAGCAGATCGCCGCATGATTCCACGGGAAACATGTTCAGCTGCGAATTCTGACGATCCCACGGGCGAAAGCAGCGTGCCTCAGGAATTCGCGCGGTTTGCCCGCTGTCGTTGTACTCCCAACCATGATATTGACAGCGGAGTGTCGGCTGATTTCCCGAATCAGCACTGGTTAGCAGACAGTGTCGGTGGCAGCAGATGTTTTCGTATGCCAGGAATTGACCATTGGAATTTCGAATCAGCAGCGGAACACCAAATAGTTCCAGCGTGAGGAAGTCGCCGTCTCGGGGCAGTTCTGACTTCGCGGCGACAAACTGCCACGCAGGCCGAAACAGACATTCAATTTCCTTGTCGAACACATCCCGGTCGGTGTAGTGGACCGGACGCAGCAAGTGTCGCAGGGAATGTTGATGCGTAAACATGAAAGCGGATTGTCATGGCTTGATAAAAACGCGACTCTGTTGGCGGGCCTGCGGACGAAGCAAATGCCGTGGCCATGAAAGCAAAGACGCACAGTGACGCGATCGCTTACTGTGACTTTAAAAGAAAGAACCCGCGGACGGAAGATGCCGTCGCGGGTTCTGGTAGGTTGGTATCCTGGATGCTCCGCCGTTCAAAAAGAACTGCGGGAACGTCTTGTATCCAGCGGCTTGCAGCGAATTTCGCTGACTTGTGGCCGCGGAACAATCGTTTCGGACGATGGTGGCTGTTTCACGAGCCCGAACCGTCCTCACTAAAAGGGAGACTGCTTAGTAGCCCTTTTTCTTGCCACCGTGGTGTCCGTGGCCGCCTTCTTTCACGTTCTCAACAGCAACTGAGACTGACCGGTTCTGATAGCTTTGGCCGTCAGAGACTCGTAGAGTCAGCTCGTAGTTATTGTCGCCATTCGCATCGCTCGGATTTTCGAAGTCCGGTGAATTGATGAAGTACAGCCGACCACTCTGACTATCGATCGCGAACAGGCTCGCGTCTGCTCCACCGACAATCGAATACGTCAGCTGGTCCCCGTCTGCATCGTAAGCGTCTGCGTCACCGACGAACAATTCGTTTTCACGGTGCCAAACGACTTCGCCCTGCTGCACATTCAGGAAATACGGCGTATTGTTGCCGCCGGTTCCGCCACCGTCGTTACGGTCGGTGACTCGCACAGTCACATCGCGATCCTGAGACAGGCTGCCGTCAGAAATTCGCAGTGTGATTTGGTAGTTATTGTTGCCGTCCGCATCGCCTGGGTTTTCAAAGTCTGGTGCGTTGATGAAGGAAACGACGCCCGTCTGAGCGTTCACGGTGAACAGAGCCGCGTCTGCTCCGCCAACAATTGAGTAAGTGACCGCGTCGCCGTCAGGGTCAGTTCCATCGGCGTCGCCGACCAGAGTTGTGTTCTCCGGCACGGTCACGACTTCGTTCTGTTCCACGTTGGTGAAGTATGGAGCGTTGTTGCTTCCGCCACCATCGTTACGGTCGGTGACTCGCACAGTCACGTCGCGATCCTGAGACAGGCTGCCGTCAGAAATTCGCAGAGTGATCTGGTAGTTGTTGTTGCCGTCAGCATCGCCCGGGTTTTCAAAGTCCGGTGCGTTGATGAAGGAAACCACGCCGGTCTGAGCGTTCACCGTGAACAGAGCCGCGTCCGCTCCGCCGACAATCGAGTAGGTGACTGCGTCGCCGTCAGGGTCCGTTCCATCGGCATCGCCAACGAGAGTTGTGTTCTCCGGCACGGTCACGACTTCGTTCTGTTCCACGTTGGTGAAGTACGGAGCATTGTTGCTTCCACCGCCATCGTTACGGTCGGTGACTCGCACAGTCACGTCGCGATTCTGAGACAGGCTGCCGTCGGAAATTCGCAGAGTGATCTGGTAGTTATTGTTGCCGTCCGCATCGCCCGGGTTTTCGAAGTCCGGTGCGTTGATGAAGGAAACGACGCCGGTCTGAGCGTTCACGGTGAACAGAGCCGCGTCTGCTCCGCCAGCGATAGAGTACGTTACTGCGTCGCCGTCAGGGTCAGTGCCGTCTGCGTCGCCGACCAGTGTCGTGTTTTCTGGTACAGTGACAATTTCACCTTCTTCAACGTTGGTGAAGTAAGGTGCTCGGTTAAAGCCGCCTTCGTCAGATCGGTCGGTAACTCGCACAACGACGTTGCGATCCTGCGACAGGCTGCCGTCAGAAATTCGCAGCGTGATCTGGTAGTCATTGTCGCCATCCGCATCGCCCGGATTTTCGAAGTCCGGTGCGTTGATGAATGACACAACGCCGGTGTTTGCATCGACAGTAAACAGAGCCGCGTCTGCTCCGCCAGCGATAGAGTACGTTACTGCGTCGCCGTCAGGGTCGGTGCCGTCTGCGTCGCCGACCAGTGTTGTGTTCTCTGGTACCGTAACAATTTCACCTTCTTCGACGTTGGTGAAGTATGGCGCGTTGTTTGTGCCTTCGTTCTCATCCAGAACCTTCACAACGACGTTGCGTTCCTGGACGCCACCATTGCCATCGCTGACAACGAGCGTTACGTGGTAAATGTTGTCGCCATCGGCATCACCCGGATTTTCGAAATCAGGAGCGTTGATGAACGTGAGTTCGCCCGTTGCCGGATCAATGTTGAAGCTGGCGGTGTCTTCGTTCACTCCACTTCCCGGAGTTCCGAGGGCGTCAGAGAATGAGTAGGTGAGTGTGTCGCCATCAGGATCCTGTGCATCGGCGTCAATCACCTGAATGGTGTTTTCAACCACCTCGATCATTTGACCTTCGGTGATGTTGGTAAACGATGGTGCGTTGTTGCCGCCGCCTTCGTTCACATCATTGACGGTGACCCACAAAGTCTTTTCGACGGTCGCCTGTCCGTCAGAAACAACTACAGTGACGTCATAGACGTTGTCGCCATTATGATCGAGAGGGTTTTCGAAGTCCGGGGCGTTGATGAATGATAGCTCACCGGTATTTGCGTCGATCTGGAACAGGGCGCTGTCTGCACCGCCGTTGATCGCATATGTCAGAGTGTCACCGTCAAGGTCGTCGGCGTTGACATCAACGACAAATGTTTCATTTTCGTTGATCTGCAGATAGGGACTGTCCGGATCCGCAATGGTCGGTGCGTTGTTGCTGCCGTTTAGGAGGTCATCAATCAGGAACAGTTGATCCAGAAACTGAACCACTTCCACGTTGCTCACAAGCGTCGTTTGTTGAGCGTTGCTGATTTCAATGATGCCGTCGCCGCGATCGATGATGTTAAAATCGCTCACGTCGTAATTCAGAAACTGCAGCGTGTCTTCGCCTTCTCCGCCATCGACAACGTTAGTGCCACTGATCGTGATGAAGCGATCATTGCCGTCACCGCCATGCAGCACATTGTCGCCACCGAGTCCGATAAGTTTGTCATCGCCATCCAGCCCGTCAGCGGATTGTCCGTTGTAGTACGCGACAAGAACGTCGTCGCCATCGGTGCCCGTGACGTCGGCGGCTGAGGCGGACATAAGGATCATCGGTTCAAACGATTCGACCTGAGCGGAGTTGTTCTTGGCTGCTTGTTTCATGACGATTTCCGGTTCCTTATCAGAAAATGGGCGAGTCAGCGCGAGGACTGGCTTGCGTTGATGACGCCGGAGTATTTCTGGGCCGGATAGGCAAAGACAGAGATTTTTAGGGGTATTACTCGGTCCACAGTGGGGGCCGTCCGATTCTCCTTTTCGTAACGACACGTTGCGTTTTGGCATCATTGTTGATGTCAAAATGCAACACGCCCGCGCGAGTCATGCAGGCCGCGTGAACAGGCCGCAATTCGAAAGTTTCCTCGGCCGCTGCAACTCGTAGAAAATTTCCTACAATGCGACCCGCCAACAATTCGCCCGGACACGAAGTTTGTGACATTTCCACAATGAAAGCCGAACAATGCAATTAGGATTCGTCTCCGCCATCCTGCCGGACCTTAGCTTCGAAGACGTCCTGAAGACCGCCGCCGACATTGGCTATGACTGTGTCGAAGTCATGTGCTGGCCGGTCGGCAAAGCCACTCGACGCTACGCCGGGGTCACTCATATCGACGTCACCGACTTTGACGATGCGGCCGCCGCGAAGGTGCATGAACTGACCGCGAAGTATGGCGTGTCTGTGAGTGCACTGGGCTACTATCCGAACGCTCTGACACCGGACCAGGACGAAGCCGAAACGTCGGTCGAACACATCCGTAAGGTCATCGCAGCGGCCGGTAAGCTGGGTGTGAACCGGATGACCACCTTCATTGGTCGCGACTGGACAAAATCTGTCGACGACAACTTCCCGAAATTCGAAGCGACGTGGAAGCCGCTTATCGCGTTTGCGGAAGAAGCTGGCGTAAAGGTGGGCATCGAAAACTGCCCCATGATTTTCGGCACGGATGAATGGCCGGGCGGCAAAAATCTGATGCACAGCCCCGCGATTTTCCGTCGTATGTTTGAAGCGATTCCCAGCGATCACTTCGGCTTGAATTACGACCCCTCGCATCCCGTGTGGCTACAGATGGACTACCTGAAACCGATGCGGGAGTTCGCTCACAAGCTGTTTCACATGCATGCGAAAGACGTTCGAGTCGACCAGCACCTTCTTGATGACCTCGGCATTCTGGCTCACCCCAACGATTATCATTCGCCCAAACTGCCGGGTATGGGCGACGTTGACTGGGGCAAGTTCTTCTCGGTTCTGACAGACACCGGATACAACGGCCCCATCTGCGTTGAAGTCGAAGACCGATCCTACGAAGATTCGCTCGAAAACCGAAAACGAGCGTTGATTCAAAGCCACACATATCTGCGGAACTTTGTGCCAAAGTCATGACTTACACGTACACCGATATCTCCAAGATGATCGATCATTCGCTGTTGCAGCCGATGATGGATCAGGACGCGCTGGAATCCGGCATCAAGCTGGCTCTGGCTTACGACGCGGCCAGCGTATGCATTATGCCATACTACCTGAAACGCTGTGCCGACCTGCTGGCAGGCAGTTCAGTGATGCCGTCCACCACGATTGGGTTTCCGCATGGCGGTCATACGACCGCGATCAAGCAGGCCGAAGCCGAACAAGCGATTGCGGACGGGTGTCAGGAACTGGACATGGTCGTCAATATTTCGCAGGTCTTAAGCGGGAAATGGGACTATGTGACGACCGACATCAAAGCTGTCATTGAGGTGGCTCACGCAGCGAAACGGAAGGTGAAAGTCATCTTCGAAAACTGCTACCTGACTGACGACCAAAAGATTCGTCTGTGCAAAATCTGCAGTGAACTGAATGCGGACTGGGTGAAGACGTCAACGGGTTACGGCACCAGCGGAGCGACGATCGAAGACCTCACCTTGATGAGAAAACACGCGGCTGACCACGTGCAGGTGAAAGCTGCCGGCGGCGTCCGGGAACTCGATAAGTTGCTGGAAGTGCGCGACATCGGCGTGTCACGGGTCGGAGCCAGTGCGACGAAAGTGATTCTGGACGAATGCCGCAAACGGCTGGAGCTGGAGCCAATTTTAGTGGCCGATGCGACCGAAATTTCGGGGTACTGATTAACGTGGATCAAACTATTGAAGACGTGTGGCAAAGTCGTGAGCTGATCGAGCAAATCCAGGCTCGGCGGCTGGCCGAAATGCTCGAAGCCATTATCCCTCGCAATCGGTTCTACACTTCCAAATTCGAAGCGGCGGGTGTTGACGTGGCCAGTGTGAAAACGCTGGAAGACCTTCGCAAACTGCCGCTTACAACCAAGCAGGAACTCGTCGATTCTCAGACGCAGCAGCCGCCGTATGGCGCGAATCTGTCGTACCCGTCGACGTCCTACACTCGGCTGCATCAAACGTCGGGCACCACCGGGCGTCCGATGAGATGGATGGATACGGCTGCAAGCTGGGACTGGATCATGGAATGCTGGCGGCAGATTTATCTGCTGGCCGGTTTAACCAAACACGACCGGCTGTTCTTTCCGTTTTCATTTGGCCCGTTTATTGGTTTTTGGGCGGCGTTTGAAGGAGCGTCTCGGCTGGGCAACTTTGTCATCGCTGGCGGTGGGATGTCGACGGAAATTCGTCTGCACGCCATGATCGAAAATGAAGCCACTGTTGTCTGTTGTACTCCGACCTACGCGCTTCGCATGGCGGAAGTCGCAGCTCAGGAAGGCATCGATCTAAAGGAATCCAGTGTCCGCATGTTGATTGTCGCGGGCGAACCTGGTGGAGCCATCCCGGCCACTCGCACCCGCATCGAATCTGCCTGGGACGCTCGTGTCATTGATCACTGGGGCATGACGGAAATTGCCTCTCTGGGAGTCGAAAGTGAAGATCGTCCCGGCGGTATGTATCTTCTGGAAACAGAAATGATTGCCGAGATCGTCGATCCGGAAACACTCGAACCCGTCGCGCCGGGCGAAGTTGGTGAGCTGCTCATCACGAATCTTGGCCGCCTTGGCTCACCGCTGATACGCTACCGCACGCGAGATCTTGTGCAGGCCAGCACAGACGAAGATCCGTCCGGCCGCAAATTACAGTGGCTGGCGGGCGGGATTCTGGGGCGATCAGACGACATGGTGACCGTGCGCGGAAACAATGTGTTTCCGTCCAGCGTTGAGGCCGTGTTGCGAGAGATCGACGCCGTGGCGGAATTCCGGATCGACGTGAAGACCGTGCGAGCCATGCATGAGCTGTGTATTACGGTCGAACCAACAACGGAAGCGGAGGCTGAGGGACTGCAGAACGTAGTCAAAGCATCCCTGCGAAAACGGCTGGGATTTGCCTGCGAAGTAGCTCTTGCGGACCCCGGCGAACTTCCGCGATTTGAGCTTAAGGGGCGGCGGTTTCACAGGGAAACATAGCCGCGATTTTCGAACACTTCCGCCCGCCTGCGCGTTAAGATATTGCAGCGGTCTGCCTGTCAGTCCGTGCAGTCGATCGCGTTCTGCGTACCTAGTCTTCGGATCAATCCTGTTATGCGCATTCTTCTCGCCCTCCTGATCAGTTGTTTTGCCTGCTCAACGGCCGATGCCGCTCTGCCGCCGGAAGTTCGCAGACAACTTACGGACCTCAACCGCGAACTCCGTCCGGTCCTCGGCATGCTTCGGCAAAACAAGGTGGACGAAGCTCAGGCCATTATTCAGAAGGTCGAAACCGAACTGGCTGGGCTGAACATTGCGGAAGACGAAAAAGATCGCAGCCTGTCATTGCTGCAATCTTCGATCGCCCGAGCCAAAGCCGCGATCCCTGTCAGCTTTGAACAGGAAGTGGCACCGATCCTGAAGGCGAACTGCCTGGGATGCCACGGGAATAATCAGCCGCGCGCGGACTTGAATATGACCACCTTCGCCAACATGAAGCGTGGCAGCAAGAGCGGCGTATTACTGCTGCCGCGTAACCCAAACCGCAGCCTGATTATGGCTCGCATCATGACCGACAACGATCAGGCCCGAATGCCAAAGGGCGCCGCGAAACTGTCTGACGACGACATTTCCACCATCGGCCGCTGGATCGCTGGCGGGGCCATATTCGATGGTGCGGACGAAAACGCGGCCATTGGTGAAGCGGCGAAACCGAAGAAGCCGCCGATCAAAGTGGTCATGGCGGATGGTAGTGAGACCGTATCTTTTAAAAACGACATTGCACCCTGGATTGTCAACGTTTGTTCGGGCTGCCACACCGGCCGGCGAGTTCGCGGCGGCTACAATCTTGCCACGTTCGAGAGCCTTCTGGAAGGGGGCGATACGGGCAGCACCATCGTGCCTGGTGCCCCGGACGGCAGCTACATCGTCGATCTCGTGTTGCGGCAGGACCCTTTGAAAATGCCCGCTGGCAATCAGGTGACGATCAAACGCTCGCAGGCCAAGGCTTTGGAGAAATGGATTAAGGAAGGTGCTCACTTCGACGGCACTGACCCGAAAGCTCCAATCCGCAGTCTGGTGCCCACGGCCGCAGAACTGGAAGCGGCAATGCTGGCTGCGATGAGTGATTCTGAATTTGCGGATCGACGTAAGGAACAGGCTGAGACCAACTGGAAGCGGGTCGCTCCGCGTGAAGAGGCGACAGCGTCAACGAC
This DNA window, taken from Fuerstiella marisgermanici, encodes the following:
- a CDS encoding c-type cytochrome domain-containing protein, which produces MRILLALLISCFACSTADAALPPEVRRQLTDLNRELRPVLGMLRQNKVDEAQAIIQKVETELAGLNIAEDEKDRSLSLLQSSIARAKAAIPVSFEQEVAPILKANCLGCHGNNQPRADLNMTTFANMKRGSKSGVLLLPRNPNRSLIMARIMTDNDQARMPKGAAKLSDDDISTIGRWIAGGAIFDGADENAAIGEAAKPKKPPIKVVMADGSETVSFKNDIAPWIVNVCSGCHTGRRVRGGYNLATFESLLEGGDTGSTIVPGAPDGSYIVDLVLRQDPLKMPAGNQVTIKRSQAKALEKWIKEGAHFDGTDPKAPIRSLVPTAAELEAAMLAAMSDSEFADRRKEQAETNWKRVAPREEATASTTDDLYVYGNVPQSRLDELASWGQEQVSALTEKYKLPAGEKPWRGRLIVFATKDRFDYEEFNTVLLNRSTPRGVSGHAVVSENFADAYVAMHDVGNADSADALNARQQLNSLLAQAFLGRSGADLPDWLSHGFGILESGATPTSPFMQALPKKAADAVSTLNSPASLFDNGTFGPSDAGSVGYLLTKFLVSRSGMAKLGQFVTALKASGNAARAIQTAYGQSAADLGRAFLQSSGR
- a CDS encoding cadherin repeat domain-containing protein, with protein sequence MKQAAKNNSAQVESFEPMILMSASAADVTGTDGDDVLVAYYNGQSADGLDGDDKLIGLGGDNVLHGGDGNDRFITISGTNVVDGGEGEDTLQFLNYDVSDFNIIDRGDGIIEISNAQQTTLVSNVEVVQFLDQLFLIDDLLNGSNNAPTIADPDSPYLQINENETFVVDVNADDLDGDTLTYAINGGADSALFQIDANTGELSFINAPDFENPLDHNGDNVYDVTVVVSDGQATVEKTLWVTVNDVNEGGGNNAPSFTNITEGQMIEVVENTIQVIDADAQDPDGDTLTYSFSDALGTPGSGVNEDTASFNIDPATGELTFINAPDFENPGDADGDNIYHVTLVVSDGNGGVQERNVVVKVLDENEGTNNAPYFTNVEEGEIVTVPENTTLVGDADGTDPDGDAVTYSIAGGADAALFTVDANTGVVSFINAPDFENPGDADGDNDYQITLRISDGSLSQDRNVVVRVTDRSDEGGFNRAPYFTNVEEGEIVTVPENTTLVGDADGTDPDGDAVTYSIAGGADAALFTVNAQTGVVSFINAPDFENPGDADGNNNYQITLRISDGSLSQNRDVTVRVTDRNDGGGSNNAPYFTNVEQNEVVTVPENTTLVGDADGTDPDGDAVTYSIVGGADAALFTVNAQTGVVSFINAPDFENPGDADGNNNYQITLRISDGSLSQDRDVTVRVTDRNDGGGSNNAPYFTNVEQNEVVTVPENTTLVGDADGTDPDGDAVTYSIVGGADAALFTVNAQTGVVSFINAPDFENPGDADGNNNYQITLRISDGSLSQDRDVTVRVTDRNDGGGTGGNNTPYFLNVQQGEVVWHRENELFVGDADAYDADGDQLTYSIVGGADASLFAIDSQSGRLYFINSPDFENPSDANGDNNYELTLRVSDGQSYQNRSVSVAVENVKEGGHGHHGGKKKGY
- a CDS encoding aromatic ring-hydroxylating oxygenase subunit alpha; the encoded protein is MFTHQHSLRHLLRPVHYTDRDVFDKEIECLFRPAWQFVAAKSELPRDGDFLTLELFGVPLLIRNSNGQFLAYENICCHRHCLLTSADSGNQPTLRCQYHGWEYNDSGQTARIPEARCFRPWDRQNSQLNMFPVESCGDLLFVRLSHEGPTLREWLTPFFDETEQAFSTPTSKMTHVWDYDCECNWKVPVENTLESYHVTALHQNFFGDTLPAEESMNHDLQDGYTALTVTATSKMEFAQARLNRWLGGKPTLEYRHRHIHPNLVLVSTDTINYALMYVPTSPRTVKIRMRFFAVRGLKRGPIASAISWLAWKYAKAKTLEVHNEDRGVYAPQQRGLEASRHTGVIGSREGRIYAFQRYLLKHLGLPVPDDPADAGLHSDEATAADSVRDNPAENGGESSSAP
- a CDS encoding phenylacetate--CoA ligase family protein, coding for MDQTIEDVWQSRELIEQIQARRLAEMLEAIIPRNRFYTSKFEAAGVDVASVKTLEDLRKLPLTTKQELVDSQTQQPPYGANLSYPSTSYTRLHQTSGTTGRPMRWMDTAASWDWIMECWRQIYLLAGLTKHDRLFFPFSFGPFIGFWAAFEGASRLGNFVIAGGGMSTEIRLHAMIENEATVVCCTPTYALRMAEVAAQEGIDLKESSVRMLIVAGEPGGAIPATRTRIESAWDARVIDHWGMTEIASLGVESEDRPGGMYLLETEMIAEIVDPETLEPVAPGEVGELLITNLGRLGSPLIRYRTRDLVQASTDEDPSGRKLQWLAGGILGRSDDMVTVRGNNVFPSSVEAVLREIDAVAEFRIDVKTVRAMHELCITVEPTTEAEAEGLQNVVKASLRKRLGFACEVALADPGELPRFELKGRRFHRET
- the deoC gene encoding deoxyribose-phosphate aldolase yields the protein MTYTYTDISKMIDHSLLQPMMDQDALESGIKLALAYDAASVCIMPYYLKRCADLLAGSSVMPSTTIGFPHGGHTTAIKQAEAEQAIADGCQELDMVVNISQVLSGKWDYVTTDIKAVIEVAHAAKRKVKVIFENCYLTDDQKIRLCKICSELNADWVKTSTGYGTSGATIEDLTLMRKHAADHVQVKAAGGVRELDKLLEVRDIGVSRVGASATKVILDECRKRLELEPILVADATEISGY
- a CDS encoding sugar phosphate isomerase/epimerase family protein → MQLGFVSAILPDLSFEDVLKTAADIGYDCVEVMCWPVGKATRRYAGVTHIDVTDFDDAAAAKVHELTAKYGVSVSALGYYPNALTPDQDEAETSVEHIRKVIAAAGKLGVNRMTTFIGRDWTKSVDDNFPKFEATWKPLIAFAEEAGVKVGIENCPMIFGTDEWPGGKNLMHSPAIFRRMFEAIPSDHFGLNYDPSHPVWLQMDYLKPMREFAHKLFHMHAKDVRVDQHLLDDLGILAHPNDYHSPKLPGMGDVDWGKFFSVLTDTGYNGPICVEVEDRSYEDSLENRKRALIQSHTYLRNFVPKS